The following are from one region of the Blastocatellia bacterium genome:
- a CDS encoding response regulator transcription factor — protein MTKRILLIEDEPGLVLTLSDRLGKEGYAVEAARDGESGLQRAATEGFDVILLDVMLPRKNGFDVCRDLRQQGVRTPVLMLTARGQVVDKVVGLKLGADDYLTKPFEMIELLARIEALLRRAPAATLDTAEVYQFGKVRIDFRKAEVTRDGQPVELSAREFALLRYFIEHRESAITRDTLLNEVWGYHAMPSTRTVDVHVAWLRQKLETNPRHPQYILTVHGLGYKFIG, from the coding sequence ATGACCAAGCGCATTCTGCTCATCGAAGACGAGCCCGGATTGGTGCTAACCCTAAGCGACCGCTTGGGCAAAGAAGGCTACGCGGTCGAGGCGGCGCGCGATGGCGAAAGCGGTTTGCAGCGCGCCGCAACCGAAGGCTTCGACGTCATCCTGCTCGACGTGATGCTGCCGCGCAAGAATGGCTTTGATGTTTGCCGCGACCTGCGCCAACAAGGCGTGCGAACGCCTGTGCTGATGCTGACGGCGCGCGGTCAGGTGGTGGATAAGGTCGTCGGCCTGAAGCTCGGCGCCGACGATTATTTGACCAAGCCTTTCGAAATGATCGAGCTGCTGGCGCGCATCGAAGCGCTGCTGCGCCGCGCCCCGGCGGCAACGCTTGATACCGCCGAGGTCTATCAGTTCGGCAAAGTGCGCATTGACTTTCGCAAAGCCGAAGTGACCCGCGACGGCCAGCCGGTCGAGCTGTCGGCGCGCGAGTTCGCCCTGCTGCGCTATTTCATCGAGCACCGCGAATCGGCCATCACCCGCGACACCCTGTTGAATGAAGTGTGGGGCTATCACGCCATGCCCTCGACGCGCACCGTTGACGTGCACGTCGCATGGCTGCGGCAGAAGCTCGAAACCAACCCGCGCCACCCGCAATACATCCTCACCGTTCACGGGCTCGGCTATAAATTCATCGGCTGA
- the rffA gene encoding dTDP-4-amino-4,6-dideoxygalactose transaminase, giving the protein MPSRIPFNKPFLVGKESDYLAEALRPGNVASDGHFTQACAQLLETRFGIRKVLITPSGTTALEMAAMLCDLGPGDEVIMPSFTFSSTANAVIRCGARPVFVDIRPDTLNLDETLIEAAITPRTRAIIPIHYAGVGCAMDEVMKTAAAHGLLVIEDAAQGVNAFYGGKPLGAIGHLGAYSFHYTKNYLCGEGGALTVNAPDLIERAEIIRDKGTNRKQFLRGEVDKYTWVDVGCSSAPGEIVCAFLYAQLEQMDAITQRRREIYAFYQRRLEPLARAGLLGLPTIPDDCESNYHLFYILLPTASMRDQLMSHLQAQGIQAVFHYVPLHSSPFGKRFGDRQLPVTDQLSARLLRLPFFNDITTDEQAEVVEQIAAFLKQTPEDNRREPYVLAAGQPEEPAP; this is encoded by the coding sequence GCAGTTGCTCGAAACGCGCTTCGGTATCCGCAAAGTTCTGATTACGCCTTCGGGCACGACGGCGCTCGAAATGGCGGCGATGCTCTGCGACCTGGGGCCGGGCGACGAAGTCATCATGCCGTCGTTCACCTTTTCTTCGACCGCCAATGCCGTTATTCGCTGTGGCGCGCGTCCAGTCTTTGTTGACATACGGCCCGACACCCTCAACCTCGACGAGACCTTGATCGAAGCGGCCATCACGCCGCGCACGCGGGCGATCATCCCGATTCACTATGCCGGCGTCGGCTGCGCGATGGATGAAGTGATGAAGACCGCGGCGGCGCACGGCTTATTGGTGATCGAAGACGCCGCGCAAGGCGTCAACGCTTTCTATGGCGGCAAACCTCTGGGGGCCATCGGCCACCTCGGCGCTTATAGCTTTCATTACACCAAGAACTATCTCTGCGGCGAAGGCGGCGCGCTGACCGTCAATGCGCCCGACCTGATCGAGCGCGCCGAGATCATCCGCGACAAGGGCACCAACCGCAAACAGTTCTTGCGCGGCGAAGTCGACAAGTACACCTGGGTTGATGTCGGTTGCTCGTCTGCGCCCGGCGAAATCGTCTGCGCCTTCCTCTACGCACAACTGGAACAGATGGACGCCATCACGCAGCGGCGGCGCGAGATTTATGCGTTCTATCAGCGCCGCCTTGAGCCGCTGGCGCGCGCCGGTTTGCTCGGCCTGCCGACGATTCCCGACGACTGCGAGAGCAATTACCATCTGTTCTACATCCTGCTGCCAACGGCTTCGATGCGCGACCAGTTGATGAGCCATCTGCAAGCGCAAGGCATTCAGGCGGTCTTTCATTATGTGCCGCTGCACTCTTCGCCCTTCGGCAAACGCTTCGGCGACCGTCAGCTTCCGGTGACAGACCAGTTGAGCGCCCGCTTGCTCAGGCTGCCGTTCTTCAACGACATCACTACGGATGAGCAGGCCGAAGTCGTCGAGCAGATCGCGGCCTTCCTGAAACAGACGCCGGAAGACAACCGCCGCGAGCCTTACGTTCTTGCCGCCGGCCAGCCAGAGGAACCCGCGCCATGA
- a CDS encoding Wzz/FepE/Etk N-terminal domain-containing protein: MSADEIRLDRYVLAVWRAKWWIILLALLATGVAAFLANRQPASYEATALVEVGRVWNQPLKDLFITAETANSPGFIHDLAGKLGVAPKQLLRAVQAEAYVSGVPHARYAILIRIVATTDNPDQSVRFAQAVADEIVAWHAQIYEEAMRPHLARQQQLEEQLKPLQSSPTTRDTSLKIESELEEVKTNNTSPLLTAKTHLVERIVAGGGSKPPIWRSAASWGLAAALAGVVLALIIGHLKSRVR; the protein is encoded by the coding sequence ATGAGCGCAGACGAAATTCGCCTCGACCGCTACGTGCTGGCGGTGTGGCGCGCGAAATGGTGGATCATCCTGCTGGCGCTGCTAGCGACAGGTGTGGCGGCCTTTCTCGCCAACCGCCAGCCCGCTTCGTATGAGGCGACGGCGCTGGTCGAAGTCGGGCGCGTGTGGAATCAGCCGCTCAAGGATTTATTCATCACCGCCGAGACCGCCAACAGTCCGGGCTTCATCCACGATCTGGCGGGCAAGCTAGGCGTAGCGCCCAAGCAACTGCTGCGCGCCGTACAGGCCGAGGCGTATGTCAGTGGCGTGCCTCATGCGCGTTACGCCATCCTGATTCGCATCGTGGCGACGACCGATAATCCTGATCAGTCGGTGCGCTTCGCACAGGCCGTGGCCGACGAGATCGTCGCCTGGCACGCGCAGATTTATGAAGAGGCGATGCGTCCGCACCTGGCGCGTCAGCAGCAGCTTGAGGAGCAACTCAAGCCGTTGCAGTCGTCACCGACAACGCGCGATACATCTCTCAAGATCGAATCGGAATTAGAAGAAGTGAAGACCAACAACACGTCGCCACTGCTGACGGCAAAGACGCATCTGGTAGAGCGAATCGTCGCAGGCGGCGGCAGCAAGCCGCCCATCTGGCGCAGCGCCGCAAGCTGGGGCCTGGCCGCGGCGCTCGCCGGCGTCGTCCTGGCGCTGATCATCGGCCACTTAAAGAGCCGCGTGCGGTAA
- a CDS encoding class I SAM-dependent methyltransferase translates to MATSLIYKSTPLYQLVMRTLYGRHLDSRYRVIAELIATGASVLDLCCGPPILFKRHLRQRGVRYMGLDINAGFIEQLVSSGGRGQVWDLRKDEPLPPADYVIMQGALYDFLPDALPVVERMFAAARQQVIIAEPIRNLANSQWPLMRWVARHLTDPGSGAQPHRFTEQTLDDFFAAYAEQLDRAFLIPGGREKVYVFNKR, encoded by the coding sequence TTGGCAACCAGTCTGATCTATAAAAGCACGCCGCTTTATCAACTGGTCATGCGCACGCTCTATGGCCGCCACCTCGACTCGCGTTACCGCGTCATCGCCGAATTGATTGCTACCGGCGCAAGCGTGCTCGATCTTTGTTGCGGGCCGCCGATCCTCTTCAAGCGCCACTTGCGGCAAAGGGGCGTGCGCTATATGGGGCTCGACATCAATGCCGGGTTCATCGAGCAACTGGTCAGCAGCGGCGGTCGGGGGCAGGTCTGGGACTTGCGCAAAGATGAGCCGTTGCCGCCCGCCGATTACGTCATCATGCAGGGCGCATTGTATGATTTCTTACCCGATGCCTTGCCCGTGGTCGAGCGCATGTTTGCGGCGGCTCGGCAGCAGGTGATCATTGCCGAGCCGATTCGCAATCTGGCAAACAGCCAGTGGCCCTTGATGCGGTGGGTCGCGCGGCATCTGACCGATCCCGGCTCGGGAGCGCAGCCGCACCGCTTCACCGAGCAGACGCTGGACGATTTTTTCGCCGCTTACGCCGAACAGCTTGATCGGGCTTTCTTGATTCCGGGGGGACGTGAAAAAGTTTACGTCTTCAATAAACGCTGA
- a CDS encoding glycosyltransferase family 2 protein has product MSRATEAGASASAPDLSVVIPVYRSEDCLPALVSAIEQALVPVGRTYEVVLVNDCSPDQSWKVIRALCRDHANIIGVDLRRNFGQDNAIMTGLRLARGRYVAIMDDDLQHHPRDLPALLDKAEEGYDVVYADFRVKRQKAWKNLGSWFNGKVAEWVIHKPKEIYLSPYKVIHSEVAKLICAYDGPRPYVDGLLFQVTSRITQLPVEHHTRFAGRSTYTFWGSVRVWARLAFSFSVQPLRLVTWFGFSFAFLGLVLTLVVVGYRLLFPEAFSNAVAGWASLMVALLLVGGIQMVFFGILGEYTGQTYLRVNNKPQAAIREVINRERTAQPRMARQEVSLGNQSDL; this is encoded by the coding sequence ATGAGCCGCGCGACCGAGGCTGGCGCGTCCGCGTCGGCCCCTGACCTGTCGGTCGTCATCCCGGTCTATCGCAGCGAGGATTGCTTGCCGGCGCTGGTTAGCGCCATCGAGCAGGCGCTTGTGCCTGTGGGCCGGACGTATGAAGTCGTCCTCGTCAACGATTGCTCGCCCGACCAGTCGTGGAAGGTCATCCGCGCCCTGTGCCGCGACCACGCCAACATTATCGGCGTCGATTTGCGCCGCAACTTTGGACAGGACAACGCCATCATGACCGGCCTGCGGCTGGCGCGCGGGCGCTATGTCGCCATCATGGATGACGACCTGCAACACCACCCGCGCGATTTGCCGGCGCTGCTCGACAAAGCCGAGGAAGGCTATGATGTCGTCTACGCAGACTTTCGCGTCAAGCGACAGAAGGCATGGAAAAATCTCGGCAGCTGGTTCAATGGCAAGGTCGCCGAATGGGTCATCCACAAGCCGAAAGAGATTTATCTGTCGCCTTACAAAGTCATCCACAGTGAAGTCGCCAAGCTGATCTGCGCTTATGACGGCCCGCGCCCTTACGTAGACGGATTGCTGTTCCAGGTGACTTCACGCATCACGCAACTGCCGGTCGAGCATCACACGCGTTTCGCTGGCCGCAGCACTTACACCTTCTGGGGGTCTGTGCGGGTCTGGGCGCGGCTGGCCTTCTCGTTTTCGGTGCAGCCGCTCAGGCTGGTCACCTGGTTCGGCTTCAGCTTCGCGTTCCTCGGCCTGGTGCTGACGCTCGTAGTCGTCGGCTACCGCCTGCTCTTCCCCGAAGCCTTCTCGAATGCGGTGGCCGGCTGGGCGTCGTTGATGGTTGCGCTGCTGCTGGTCGGCGGCATTCAGATGGTCTTCTTCGGCATCCTCGGCGAATACACCGGACAGACCTATCTGCGCGTCAATAACAAACCGCAGGCGGCCATCCGCGAAGTCATCAACCGCGAGCGGACCGCGCAACCGCGGATGGCCCGGCAAGAGGTGAGCCTTGGCAACCAGTCTGATCTATAA
- a CDS encoding toll/interleukin-1 receptor domain-containing protein: MQCLPHKPKVFISHSTKTGDPLAVCFLDRLYQTLKQARNNDGTEAFEVLLDKTNILTGEKWSEVIREWVLSCDAAIVLLSEAAARSDYVKQEVTLLQQRRQFHPNHLMLLPVCFPQVTEAYLKKRMGPQQITERQMLRLTETNEAQVLEELLLFLNLLPQRIPQHKIEEHLFSFFCFSFADEELKRISDALAIGPLLAGAQIDRAQMIVRALLRAETEPSVFRFRRLRTMLDGMRIKKLDQCQRSLLLDFVFPFCWVNAEAASKLPDIAARVPRTRAVAWAREWGLSERMYLLRGYCHPRACAVYVSNLDGGGRKPIGSHDSFLEHIVSCLYHAFFHRPPKGRYEDAREKLRKVIEDREQEGEPVFLIIPLDAVDKDRAEMILDEFPNVTLFFHSETLTQTGFADLELPCADFLAPPLDLETERDAYVEYGRLLKLIGEPLDRLDNP, encoded by the coding sequence ATGCAATGTTTGCCACACAAACCCAAAGTATTCATTAGCCATAGCACTAAAACCGGAGATCCACTCGCTGTTTGCTTTCTGGATCGCCTCTATCAAACGCTCAAGCAAGCCAGAAACAACGACGGGACAGAAGCGTTTGAAGTCCTGTTGGATAAGACAAACATACTGACAGGCGAGAAGTGGAGCGAGGTGATTCGGGAGTGGGTGTTAAGCTGCGATGCAGCGATTGTCTTGCTCTCCGAAGCCGCCGCCCGTTCTGATTATGTTAAGCAGGAGGTTACGCTATTACAGCAACGTCGGCAATTTCATCCTAATCACTTGATGCTGCTTCCTGTTTGTTTCCCCCAAGTGACGGAGGCGTACCTGAAGAAGCGAATGGGGCCGCAGCAGATTACCGAAAGACAAATGCTGAGGCTTACTGAAACCAACGAAGCCCAGGTTTTGGAGGAACTGCTTTTATTTCTCAACCTACTTCCCCAACGCATCCCCCAACACAAAATCGAAGAACATCTCTTCTCGTTTTTTTGCTTTTCATTTGCTGATGAAGAGTTAAAGAGGATCAGTGATGCGCTGGCCATCGGGCCGTTGCTGGCAGGAGCCCAAATAGATCGCGCACAAATGATTGTCCGCGCGCTGCTAAGGGCGGAGACTGAGCCCAGTGTCTTTCGTTTCCGCAGGCTGCGCACGATGCTGGATGGAATGCGTATCAAGAAGCTTGATCAATGCCAACGGTCGCTGTTGCTAGACTTTGTCTTCCCCTTTTGTTGGGTCAACGCCGAAGCCGCCAGCAAACTGCCCGACATCGCGGCGCGAGTGCCCAGAACGCGGGCTGTAGCATGGGCGCGCGAGTGGGGCCTGAGCGAAAGAATGTATCTGCTACGCGGCTACTGCCATCCGCGCGCCTGTGCGGTCTATGTTTCCAATTTGGACGGCGGCGGCCGTAAACCCATCGGCAGTCATGATAGCTTCCTGGAGCATATCGTAAGTTGCTTGTATCATGCCTTCTTTCATCGTCCTCCAAAAGGCAGATATGAAGATGCCAGAGAGAAGCTTCGCAAGGTAATTGAAGATCGCGAGCAGGAGGGCGAGCCCGTATTTTTAATCATTCCGCTTGACGCTGTAGATAAAGACAGAGCCGAAATGATCCTCGACGAATTCCCCAACGTTACACTCTTTTTCCATAGCGAAACGCTGACGCAAACCGGGTTCGCTGATCTGGAATTGCCCTGCGCCGATTTTCTCGCGCCGCCGCTTGATCTTGAGACTGAACGCGATGCCTATGTGGAATATGGTCGGCTGCTGAAATTGATCGGTGAACCGCTCGACAGACTCGACAACCCGTAA
- a CDS encoding HAMP domain-containing sensor histidine kinase, whose protein sequence is MKHWKRKPSLMLVLVVALIALLPLLAVLQFRWLGEVSRAERDRMQASLKTAVANFTQDFDRELSRACLSLRMDARTERARDWQTYARRYDQWAQSAPYPQLVSGVYLVEPAAGQPTAAGRLQAYRFERAALSFTPTDWPSGLLPLRATLEQEYEDALQSSRFVYRSAVEVIDGDAMALVMAVADPLMLEQPGLTPPAPVTSHVIVTLDANCIHNYMIPRLAARYFTGGDGLDYRLVITRRDNPASVIYQTESGAAANILAAADASGALFGVRAESPVRIEGVTHEIEQSTTTAGKKEHTAVRFFNLAMKRDGAVVKSALDKDRLSDALADDTEAGRWLLALQHRAGSLDAAVGAARRRNLAVSFGILLLLSLSIAMILASTRRAERLARQQMEFVAGVSHEMRTPLAVICSAGENLADGVIEEGEQVRRYGSLIESEGRRLSAMIEQALEFAGIQSGRKAYALRPADALEVIESALAACAPLIEEGDFTVEKQLAAKLPPVAADAAALSRAVQNLLNNAMKYGGEPRWIRVTAKAAADEVQVTVEDRGLGINASDLPHIFEPFYRGAEVTAAQIHGNGLGLSLVKHIVEAHGGRVRVQTAAGRGSAFTLILPALMQGAENRSQESGVRSQNEEGSRLSPPLSF, encoded by the coding sequence GTGAAGCACTGGAAACGCAAGCCGTCGTTGATGCTTGTGCTGGTCGTGGCGCTGATTGCGCTGCTGCCGCTGCTGGCCGTATTGCAATTCCGCTGGCTTGGCGAAGTCAGCCGCGCCGAGCGCGACCGCATGCAAGCGAGCCTCAAGACGGCCGTCGCCAATTTCACGCAGGACTTTGATCGCGAACTGTCGCGCGCCTGCTTGAGCCTGCGCATGGATGCGCGCACTGAGCGTGCGCGCGACTGGCAGACTTACGCGCGCCGCTACGATCAATGGGCGCAGTCCGCGCCTTATCCGCAACTGGTCAGCGGCGTCTATCTCGTCGAGCCCGCTGCCGGTCAGCCCACCGCTGCGGGCCGCTTGCAGGCTTACCGCTTCGAGCGCGCCGCGCTGAGCTTCACGCCGACGGACTGGCCCTCCGGGCTGCTACCGTTGCGCGCCACACTGGAGCAGGAGTACGAAGACGCGCTTCAGTCGTCGCGTTTCGTCTATCGATCCGCCGTTGAGGTGATTGACGGCGATGCGATGGCGCTCGTCATGGCGGTCGCCGACCCGCTTATGCTCGAACAGCCCGGCCTGACGCCGCCTGCTCCTGTCACCAGCCATGTCATCGTTACCCTTGATGCTAATTGCATCCACAACTACATGATTCCACGACTGGCGGCGCGTTACTTCACGGGCGGCGACGGCCTGGATTACCGGCTCGTCATCACGCGTCGCGATAATCCGGCCAGTGTAATTTATCAAACAGAGAGCGGCGCGGCGGCGAACATCCTGGCGGCGGCTGATGCCAGCGGCGCGCTGTTCGGCGTGCGCGCCGAATCGCCGGTTCGCATTGAAGGCGTCACCCACGAGATCGAGCAGTCTACGACGACCGCCGGCAAGAAAGAACATACCGCCGTCCGCTTCTTCAATCTGGCGATGAAGCGCGATGGCGCTGTGGTCAAAAGCGCCCTCGACAAAGACAGGCTGTCGGACGCTCTGGCGGACGATACGGAAGCGGGGCGCTGGCTGCTGGCGCTTCAGCACCGCGCCGGCTCGCTCGACGCGGCAGTCGGCGCGGCGCGGCGGCGCAATCTCGCCGTCAGCTTCGGCATCTTGCTGCTGCTGAGCCTCAGCATCGCCATGATTCTGGCATCGACGCGCCGAGCCGAGCGCCTGGCCCGCCAACAGATGGAGTTCGTCGCCGGCGTCTCGCACGAGATGCGCACGCCGCTAGCGGTCATCTGCTCGGCGGGCGAGAACCTCGCCGATGGCGTCATCGAAGAAGGCGAGCAGGTTCGCCGCTATGGCTCGCTGATCGAAAGCGAAGGCCGGCGGCTATCGGCAATGATCGAGCAAGCCCTGGAATTCGCCGGCATTCAATCGGGCCGCAAAGCCTACGCCCTGCGACCGGCGGACGCCCTTGAGGTGATCGAAAGCGCGTTGGCGGCCTGTGCGCCGCTCATCGAAGAAGGCGATTTTACGGTCGAAAAACAGCTCGCCGCCAAGCTCCCGCCTGTTGCGGCAGACGCGGCGGCGCTCAGCCGCGCGGTGCAGAACTTGCTGAACAACGCGATGAAGTATGGCGGCGAGCCGCGCTGGATTCGTGTAACCGCAAAGGCCGCGGCTGACGAGGTGCAGGTCACCGTCGAAGACCGCGGCCTGGGGATCAACGCAAGCGATTTGCCGCACATCTTCGAGCCATTTTATCGCGGCGCCGAAGTCACCGCGGCACAGATTCATGGCAACGGCCTGGGGTTGAGTCTGGTCAAGCATATCGTCGAAGCGCACGGCGGGCGCGTCCGCGTTCAGACCGCCGCCGGGCGCGGCAGCGCCTTCACGCTGATCTTGCCGGCCTTGATGCAGGGGGCAGAAAACAGGAGTCAGGAGTCAGGTGTCAGGAGTCAGAATGAAGAAGGAAGCCGGCTGTCGCCGCCGCTTTCATTCTGA
- a CDS encoding dihydrofolate reductase family protein, with the protein MRKLKIIEHISLDGVIQHSDDDDDFPYSDWTAPYRTPAGRDALIAAQGASFDLLLGRRTYDIWSGFWPKAPSSPMADGLNAATKYIATHRPESLEWGPFEGLGPDIVEGVGRLKSQDGPELILWGSSTLTSTLLEHGLADEVLLVVYPVLLGTGKRFFAEGTPARSFELVSTTAMPSGIILSTYKVAGPLKTA; encoded by the coding sequence ATGAGAAAGCTCAAAATCATCGAACACATCTCGCTGGACGGCGTGATCCAGCACTCCGACGATGACGACGATTTCCCCTACAGCGACTGGACCGCGCCCTATCGGACCCCCGCGGGCCGGGATGCACTCATCGCCGCGCAGGGCGCGAGCTTCGACCTGCTGCTCGGCCGTCGCACCTACGATATCTGGTCGGGCTTCTGGCCAAAGGCGCCGAGCAGTCCGATGGCGGACGGCCTCAATGCGGCAACAAAATATATCGCAACCCACCGTCCGGAGAGTCTTGAATGGGGCCCGTTCGAGGGCCTTGGACCGGACATCGTCGAGGGCGTTGGCCGCCTCAAGTCGCAGGACGGCCCGGAGCTTATCCTCTGGGGTAGCTCCACGCTGACATCGACGCTGCTCGAACATGGGCTTGCGGATGAAGTCCTGCTGGTCGTCTATCCGGTCCTGTTAGGCACGGGGAAGCGCTTCTTTGCGGAGGGAACCCCGGCACGGTCATTCGAGCTTGTCAGCACGACAGCAATGCCGTCCGGCATCATCCTCAGTACTTACAAGGTCGCCGGGCCTTTGAAGACCGCCTAA
- a CDS encoding glycosyltransferase family 39 protein translates to MATSEQEIEQDKPSARRRALADRLPLVITLVAGAVCYGLFYRRGLGLAVIGYSVAPTERVLQGEVPYRDFLFNYTPGILWLNALLMKWFGVTLLTVRAGLLVTRLLTLALVYHLARRLAGFWLGLLPVALTVAWLGYEHLFNPYPDVYFMPLALAGLLCALNYDQSSRAGWLLLGGLAAGGVFLFKHNVGVFVMGCGLIALGLREWAVGAYQTRGEMARGLVQRAAIYLIGFGSVVAAMAAYLYSRHALGAMVEHFRHHAAAYSESRAIGLPSPKQLWPLALGLAVAFVGAVMIIKRAPRLLAAFVTLMTALMAALVLWPGRAFIFKQAATAAVAYLPPTLFALAAAAALWPGVRALRSSSNEPAFRDRLNATRQAIASKFQTREARREWWQRNGAMLTVMLYALGVYLEMFPRADYYHLVRVLPPVFLLLLAALPRARPVIESGLRSRLAAAPRAGWLVILLPVFLLVVTGWQATWRPQFDGRFRFVNRHELAIERGRGILVGQQQAALVDGLVKLIQDNSAADEPIFSFSQRASALYFLAARRNPTRFLWWRSVGISRAERDGVMQMISERQPKLVIVQEIAATEKTREFIGQYYRRLGAVADLAVYGRD, encoded by the coding sequence ATGGCAACGAGCGAACAGGAGATCGAGCAAGACAAGCCGAGCGCGCGCCGCCGGGCGCTTGCCGACCGTTTGCCGCTCGTCATTACGCTGGTTGCGGGCGCGGTCTGTTACGGGTTGTTCTATCGCCGCGGGCTGGGACTGGCGGTCATCGGCTACAGCGTCGCGCCGACCGAGCGCGTCCTGCAAGGCGAAGTGCCTTACCGCGATTTCCTCTTCAACTACACGCCGGGCATTCTGTGGCTGAACGCGCTGCTGATGAAGTGGTTCGGCGTAACGCTACTGACGGTGCGCGCAGGGCTGCTGGTGACGCGGCTGCTGACGCTGGCGCTGGTCTATCATCTGGCGCGGCGGCTCGCGGGCTTCTGGCTGGGCTTGCTGCCGGTGGCGCTGACGGTTGCGTGGCTTGGCTACGAGCACCTGTTCAATCCCTACCCGGATGTTTACTTCATGCCGCTGGCGCTTGCGGGCCTGCTCTGTGCGCTCAATTACGATCAGTCGTCGCGCGCCGGCTGGCTGTTGCTCGGAGGGCTGGCGGCGGGCGGCGTCTTTCTCTTCAAGCACAACGTCGGCGTCTTTGTGATGGGCTGTGGCCTGATCGCTCTGGGGCTGCGCGAATGGGCGGTCGGCGCTTACCAAACGCGCGGCGAGATGGCTCGCGGGTTGGTGCAGCGCGCGGCGATTTACTTAATCGGCTTTGGCTCTGTGGTCGCCGCGATGGCGGCCTATCTATATTCGCGGCACGCGCTCGGCGCGATGGTCGAACACTTCCGGCACCACGCCGCGGCCTACAGCGAATCGCGCGCCATCGGCTTGCCGTCGCCGAAACAGCTCTGGCCGCTGGCGCTCGGCCTGGCGGTCGCTTTCGTTGGCGCGGTGATGATCATTAAGCGAGCGCCGCGCCTCTTAGCGGCTTTCGTTACGCTGATGACTGCGCTGATGGCGGCGCTGGTCTTATGGCCCGGTCGCGCTTTCATCTTCAAGCAGGCGGCGACCGCGGCGGTCGCTTACCTGCCGCCGACGTTGTTCGCACTGGCGGCGGCGGCGGCGCTGTGGCCGGGCGTCCGGGCATTGCGTTCATCAAGCAACGAGCCGGCGTTCAGAGACCGGCTGAACGCCACGCGACAAGCGATAGCGAGCAAGTTTCAAACGCGCGAGGCGCGGCGCGAATGGTGGCAACGCAATGGCGCAATGCTCACAGTGATGCTGTACGCGCTGGGCGTTTACCTGGAGATGTTCCCGCGCGCCGATTACTATCATCTGGTGCGTGTGCTGCCGCCGGTCTTCTTGCTGTTGCTGGCCGCCCTGCCGCGGGCGCGGCCGGTGATCGAAAGCGGCTTGCGATCACGACTCGCGGCGGCGCCACGCGCAGGGTGGCTGGTGATTTTGCTGCCGGTCTTTTTGCTTGTCGTCACCGGCTGGCAGGCGACGTGGCGGCCGCAATTCGATGGCCGCTTCCGCTTCGTCAATCGCCACGAACTGGCCATTGAGCGCGGGCGCGGCATCCTGGTCGGCCAGCAGCAGGCGGCGCTGGTTGATGGGCTGGTCAAGCTGATTCAAGACAACAGCGCGGCGGACGAGCCGATCTTTTCGTTTTCGCAGCGCGCCAGCGCGCTCTACTTTCTCGCGGCCCGCCGCAACCCGACGCGCTTCTTGTGGTGGCGCTCAGTCGGCATCAGCCGCGCAGAGCGCGATGGCGTGATGCAGATGATCAGCGAGCGCCAGCCGAAGCTCGTCATCGTTCAGGAGATTGCCGCGACCGAGAAGACTCGCGAGTTCATCGGCCAGTATTACCGCCGCCTCGGCGCGGTCGCCGATCTCGCGGTCTACGGGCGTGATTAG